GCCCGATACCAGCGGGACCATCAGGCCGAGCATGCTGGAGACGAACAGGCACAGGATCGCAATGCCCAGGCGTTTGCGGTAGGGCCTGACGTAGCTAAACAGGCGGCGCCAGTTGATCTCCGCGACCGCCTGCATTCCAGGCGGCGAAGGCTCGCGTTCAGCAGCGTCGCTGTGCGGCTGCGCGCCTGCATGATCGATCGTCGCGTCTGACACGGAAGCTCCTCATCTGCGGCCTATACCTACAAGATACAGGATCTATCGGGGCCGCGCAAGCCCTGCGCGCAGCGCCATGATGCAAACAAACCAGGTCGGGATCGAACCTGGTTTGTCTTGAGCACGCTGTGATCCGCTGCCGGAGCGGGCTACTCGGTCTGTGGGATGAACTGCTCGGCTAATTGGACGCCCTGCCGGAGTAATTGTTGCACCGCCTCGCCTGAGCGCGCCTCGGCATAGATCCGCAGCACCGGCTCGGTGCCCGACGGACGAATCAGCAGCCACGAGTCGTCGGCCAGCAGATACTTCACGCCGTCGCGGTCGTTGATGCGCGCCACGGGCTGCCCCGCCAGCTCCGCCGGAGCGGCCTCTTTGAGCTGCCGCACCAGCTCTTTCTTACTGAATGGCCGCACCCGGCGGTCGATCCGATCGTAGAGGAACGGCCCGACATCTGTCTGCAACTGCTCGATCAGCGTATGCAGCGGTTGCGCTGCCCGCGCGACGACCTCAAGCAGCAGCAGGCCCATCAAAATCCCGTCGCCTTCGGGAATATGGCCCAGGATCGAGATGCCACCGCTCTCCTCCCCGCCGATCAGCACCGGCTGCTTGAGCATATAGTCGCAGATGTAGTTGAATCCGACAGGCGTTTCCTCGACCTCAAGGCCGTTGAGCTGCGCCAGACGATTCACGATCTGTGTCGTCGAGATCGTTTTGACGACTAGGCCGCGCTTGCCCTGCTTGAGCAGATGTTGCAGCGCCAGCGCGATGATCATGTGCGGGCTGACGAACTCGCCCCGCGCATCCACCGCGCCGATCCGATCGGCGTCGCCGTCGGTCGCCAGGCCAATATCGTAGCCGCCCTCAACCACCAGCTCGCGCAGCTTTTGCAGGTTGCGTCCGATCGGCTCAGGATGCAGCCCGCCGAAGCCCGGATTCAGCTCGCCGTGAATCTCCGCGACCATCACGCCCAGCTCGCGCAGCCAGCGGGCGATATAGCCGCGCCCCGCGCCGTACATCGGATCGACCGCGACGCGCAGGCCGCTGTTGGCGATTGCGGCAAAGTCGACCAGCGTGCGCA
This is a stretch of genomic DNA from Herpetosiphonaceae bacterium. It encodes these proteins:
- a CDS encoding phosphoglucomutase/phosphomannomutase family protein → MAIRFGTDGWRAVISDEFTFENVRHVAQAIADYILSGAAGGESDAVVVGFDTRFLSDRYAIEVANVLAGNGLPVYLSKADCPTPALSFAVKHFNAAGGVMITASHNPPRYNGIKFKSSFGGSAMPDVTAEIERLLDRNRREGRQAAYAEPPWQTDTTPDPGAVVRFDPMPDYLKHLRTLVDFAAIANSGLRVAVDPMYGAGRGYIARWLRELGVMVAEIHGELNPGFGGLHPEPIGRNLQKLRELVVEGGYDIGLATDGDADRIGAVDARGEFVSPHMIIALALQHLLKQGKRGLVVKTISTTQIVNRLAQLNGLEVEETPVGFNYICDYMLKQPVLIGGEESGGISILGHIPEGDGILMGLLLLEVVARAAQPLHTLIEQLQTDVGPFLYDRIDRRVRPFSKKELVRQLKEAAPAELAGQPVARINDRDGVKYLLADDSWLLIRPSGTEPVLRIYAEARSGEAVQQLLRQGVQLAEQFIPQTE